AGTTTTCGTGGAGATTTATATAAATTTGAAGAAAACATGTTTTTAAAACCTGCGACTTATATGAACTTATCAGGTGAAAGTGTTGAACTTGTTTTAAAAGATTTTGATTTTGAAAAAATAATTATTATTCATGACGATTTAGACCTCCCTTTTGGCGCTTTAAAATTTAAAATTGGCGGAGGAAACGGCGGACACAACGGACTTAAATCTATGAATGATGAGGTTCAAAAAAACTCTATCCGAATTCGTATGGGAATTGGAAAACCTGAAAATGGTGATATTTCCGATTTTGTTCTCTCAAAATTTTCAAAAAGTGAAAGCGAGCATCTGGAAAATTGGCTAGAACTTGGAAAAGATGCAATTTTAGAAATTCTCTCTGGAGAAACTGTTGAAAAAGTTGCCTCGCTAAAAACACGAAAAAAAATCTAAGCACAAGCTTTATGTTAATATTTTGATAAAAAGTATCAAACATTGCAATTATAAATTGTGATGTTTTGATGTAAAATGAGTTACAAATGATAAAACAGATTGTTTTTTATATATTTCTTTCACTATCCCTCTTTTCACAAATTGTTGAAATTCAAAAAGTTGAAAATGAAAAAGTTTTTTTTCAACACCAAAATGGTTTAAAAACAGGAATGACGGGTATTGTTATTCATAAAGTAAGTGAAAAATATGAGAGTATTATCGCTTATGTGTCTATTTTGGAAAACGGAGTTGGAAAAATTTTTCAATTCACAACATTGGCACAAGAAAATTTGCCACATGGTAAATGGACACCAGAATCTGGGGACAAAATAAGATTTCATGAAAACTATGAAAGATCAGTTTTGCTGACAAGAAATTTCGATTCTTACATTAAAACAACGAGGCAAAAAGATGAGAATTGGATTCATCCAGATATTTTTGCAGTTACACTAAATAGTGTTGGACACAAATCACCACTTTTAGGCGATTTTCAATATTTTTGTCGAGAACACTCAATTGGAAAAATATACATTCAACTCGATACAGAATTAAAAGTTGCTGATTGTCTTTCAATGAGAGAGATCGATTCTTTTCCACTCACTTTTAATGGTGAAACAGAGAAGCCATTTTATAGCAGAGTGAAAGAGATTGATGCAAATTGGTTTGGTGAAGGAAAAGAGGAGATAGGAGATTTTGAAACTTATTATAAAAGTTTGCTGGAGAGAGAGCATTGATTGAGTTTATAAAAGAGACTTTTATTCCAGATAGCACAAATAGTCATATTTTTAAAAAAATTGATGATATTTCAAAATTTACAAAAAGTATTTTAAATTGCGATGAGGTGATTGTTTGGTTTGAAAATGTCGATGATGGGAAATTTTGGAGCTACCATGATGGACATCAAATTTCAGTTGATAAGAAAAAATTCGACAAATTTTTAGATCAAAAACTAGATCAGTATATTTATCGAAATGAAGATGAGAATTTTGTTGAAAAACTCCAAAATTTTATACAAGTTGGTTTAATAGAGAATACACTCTTTCACCATATTGATTGCCAATCTTGCATATACAAAACTTTTGTTCAAGTCATAAATCTTCACAATGGAGTTTTAAATATCTCAAAAAGTGTGAATGATGTTGTTGAAATCCTCTCGTTTTTCATCTCTCAAACAGTTAAAATGGAAGATGTTTCACAAATTGCAGAATATTATAAAGAGGAGCAGGAAAAAGCATTTAACAAACAGAAAACAGTGATAAAAAACGATTTTGAAAACTCATCTATTTTTAAAACTGAAATTTTCTACCGTGCTTCTGATATTCTTTCTGGAGACAGTTACTCATTTTTAAAAGCAAAGAATGGTGATTTTATGATTTACCTCATCGATGCAATGGGACATGGAATTGCTCCATCTTTAACAGCCTATTCACTTTCGGCGATTATTCAACAGAAAATTAAAAATAGCTCAAACTTTAGCGATATTATGGAAAACTTTCTTGACAATGCTCAATATATTCTTACTGATGAAGAGCAATTGACTTGTGGTTTTTTCTGGTTTTCGTCTGACTTAAAAAAAGTTGATTATGTCGTTGCAGGAATGTATGCACCTCTAATTCTTGATGGCGATGAGATTATCTCCGCCAAAGCAAACAATATCCCATTTATGAACTTCGCTTTTGATTTAAATATCTCAACAATTGAGTTGCAAAATTTTAAGAAAATTCTTCTTTTTAGCGATGGTCTTATTGAAGATGATGATTTGGAAATTGATCCAAAAAATATTTTAATGGATCAATCTTTAAGGCAAGATGTTTTTAAAAATTTGGAAACAACAAGCTTAGAAGATGACACAACAATTCTACTTTTAGAAAAGAGGTAAAATTGCTTTACAAACAGGATATAACTTTTACAGATTTTTCTGAATTTAAAGAGATAGTTGATATTTTTTCTGATAGAAATCGTGCAAATGAAAAAAAAGAACTCTTTTTAAACGGAATTACTTATACGGGTCAAAATGTTATTGCGAATGAGAATGGAAGAATTCTTTATGAATTCTCTTACGAAAATAATACTCACCCAGTTGTTGTTTATGTTAGCTACCAAAAAGTGAAAGGTGAAAGAGTAAGAACATCTGACATCAATCCAGAATATTTAAATAGATACCACTTTTACAACTGCGAACATATCGAAAATATTTTAAGAAATGGATACGATTTAACAATTTCTGGAAATACAGATCACGGTTTTCCTTACCAAATCCAGAATCAATACGGAGACACAATTCACTATAAAAAAGATAT
Above is a window of Thiovulum sp. ES DNA encoding:
- a CDS encoding peptidyl-tRNA hydrolase (PFAM: Peptidyl-tRNA hydrolase~TIGRFAM: peptidyl-tRNA hydrolase), with the translated sequence MKNLVIGLGNIGERYENSRHNIGFNLIDKIFDDLGKVEKIKGSFRGDLYKFEENMFLKPATYMNLSGESVELVLKDFDFEKIIIIHDDLDLPFGALKFKIGGGNGGHNGLKSMNDEVQKNSIRIRMGIGKPENGDISDFVLSKFSKSESEHLENWLELGKDAILEILSGETVEKVASLKTRKKI
- a CDS encoding Stage II sporulation protein E (SpoIIE) (PFAM: Stage II sporulation protein E (SpoIIE)) → MIEFIKETFIPDSTNSHIFKKIDDISKFTKSILNCDEVIVWFENVDDGKFWSYHDGHQISVDKKKFDKFLDQKLDQYIYRNEDENFVEKLQNFIQVGLIENTLFHHIDCQSCIYKTFVQVINLHNGVLNISKSVNDVVEILSFFISQTVKMEDVSQIAEYYKEEQEKAFNKQKTVIKNDFENSSIFKTEIFYRASDILSGDSYSFLKAKNGDFMIYLIDAMGHGIAPSLTAYSLSAIIQQKIKNSSNFSDIMENFLDNAQYILTDEEQLTCGFFWFSSDLKKVDYVVAGMYAPLILDGDEIISAKANNIPFMNFAFDLNISTIELQNFKKILLFSDGLIEDDDLEIDPKNILMDQSLRQDVFKNLETTSLEDDTTILLLEKR